The Panicum virgatum strain AP13 chromosome 5K, P.virgatum_v5, whole genome shotgun sequence genome has a window encoding:
- the LOC120709266 gene encoding F-box protein At3g54460-like, with amino-acid sequence MADAAARRKLGGYLRAVLSVDGAGAASIPPLSPCTLSACGGIPLAPLPDDWPPPRSKWRASAAGVSVVRLLRTLVAGRCVEVEGTLLRVVTRTVGEGDGAAVEARAVVLIDVYLPVAAWSGWQFPRSRTAAAALFKHVSCNWDARKDLLAFDWTSCDGPHCDDSCIWRCSDCHVLGCEDHQITSLSNNEKSFDLHEIFNTLPGVRMDKGLQTTRIIPDAEARGLGIWSVPDDVLHKVLFLLKPRDLIRVAATCHHLRSLAASIMPCMKLKLFPHQEAAVEWMLKREQNTQVLAHPLYKDFCTEDGFPFYINVISGEVFTGDAPTINDFRGGMFCDEPGLGKTVTTLSLILKTHGTLAYHPEGVDVSWCMHKPDKKCGYYELSPSCSSNRNSSSSVSKKLLAEDAITDDSCSSGLSRNDYPVCSTRSSRKRGRLLSPDPTKTKLHAMNEKSPSSSHSKMYPTPATHVLKFTRKSRQVRKNLMDAYSNGSVGNKRKRGSTSELIETWVQCDACRKWRRLLDETDLDSTTAWFCTMNTDSTRQKCTAPEEALDFKKNITYLPGFYKKNSLPGNEENVSFFTNILKDNVAMINSEAKKALLWLSKLSPSKLLEMELVGLTRPVLDTRATTGKGARPYYKIFQAFGLVRKIEKGVTRWYYPSMLDDLAFDSEALGVALEKPLDSARFYLSRATLIVVPANLIDHWTTQIQRHVSSDTLNVFVWGDHKKPSAHNLAWDYDIVITTFSRLSAEWSPQKRSALKQIHWFRVVLDEGHTLGSSLALTNKLQMAVALVASNRWILTGTPTPNTPTSQVAHLQPMLKFLHDEVYGQNYQSWDSGIHRPFEAQMEEGRVRLVQLLQRTMISARKADLKNIPPCMKKITFLDFNEGHAKSYNELVVTIRRNILMADWNDPSHVESLLNPKQWKFRAATIKNVRLSCCVAGHIKVAEAGEDIQETMDALVQKGLDPSSDEYQFIRYALLNGASCFRCKVWCRLPVITPCQHLLCLDCVALDSEKCTLPGCGNHYEMESPKTLARAENPNPKWPVPKDLIELQPSYKQDDWDPDWQSTSSSKVAYLIEKLRSLQETNMNHGNNITNTACHANALSCQPQAMLDKVIIFSQFLEHIHVIEQQLTIAGITYAGMYSPMPLGSKRSALTKFQEDPTCMALVMDGTAALGLDLSFVTHVFLMEPIWDRSMEEQVISRAHRMGATRPIQVETLAMSGTIEEQMLKLLQDSSACRKMVNKGTSSTENEGGRPHRSLHDFAECSYLTQLNFV; translated from the exons atggccgacgccgccgcgcgccgcaagCTCGGCGGCTACCTCCGCGCCGTCCTGTCCGTCGACGGGGCCGGGGCCGCGTCCATCCCGCCGCTCTCCCCGTGCACCCTCTCCGCCTGTGGGGGCATTCCCCTCGCGCCGCTCCCCGACGACTGGCCCCCGCCGCGGTCAAAGTGGAGGgcgtccgccgccggcgtcaGCGTCGTCCGCCTGCTCAGGACGCTGGTGGCGGGCCGGTGCGTCGAGGTCGAGGGCACGCTGCTGCGCGTCGTGACGAGGACGGTAGGGGAAGGGGACGGCGCTGCCGTGGAGGCTAGGGCGGTCGTGCTAATTGACGTCTACCTCCCCGTCGCCGCCTGGTCAGGGTGGCAGTTCCCGCGCTCccgcaccgctgccgccgcgctctTCAAGCATGTCAG TTGCAACTGGGATGCTAGGAAAGATTTACTTGCTTTCGACTGGACTTCTTGTGACGGCCCACACTGTGATGACAGTTGCATTTGGAGATGCAGTGATTGTCACGTACTTGGTTGTGAGGACCATCAGATAACATCTTTATCAAATAATGAGAAGTCATTTGACCTGCACGAAATCTTTAATACCCTACCCGGTGTTAGGATGGATAAGGGCCTGCAGACAACAAGAATAATACCGGATGCAGAAGCACGGGGACTGGGTATTTGGTCTGTCCCTGATGATGTTTTGCATAAAGTACTGTTTCTACTTAAACCCAGGGATTTGATAAGAGTGGCAGCAACTTGTCATCATCTAAGGAGTCTTGCTGCCTCCATCATGCCTTGCATGAAGCTTAAGCTTTTTCCTCATCAAGAGGCGGCTGTCGAATGGATGTTGAAGCGAGAGCAGAACACGCAAGTTCTAGCACATCCTCTGTACAAGGATTTCTGCACTGAGGATGGTTTTCCTTTCTACATaaatgttatatccggtgaagTATTTACCGGAGATGCTCCAACCATAAATGATTTTCGTGGAGGTATGTTTTGTGATGAACCTGGGTTAGGGAAGACAGTAACAACACTCTCCCTGATTCTGAAAACGCATGGAACACTGGCGTACCATCCAGAAGGTGTGGATGTGAGTTGGTGCATGCATAAACCAGATAAAAAATGTGGATACTATGAATTAAGCCCCAGCTGCTCCTCTAATAGAAACAGCTCGTCGTCTGTGTCGAAAAAGCTTTTGGCAGAGGATGCAATAACAGATGATTCATGTTCAAGTGGACTGTCGCGTAATGATTATCCTGTCTGCAGTACCAGATCTTCAAGAAAGAGAGGCAGGCTATTGAGCCCTGATCCAACTAAGACCAAGTTGCATGCTATGAATGAGAAGTCCCCATCGTCATCGCACAGCAAAATGTATCCAACACCAGCTACTCATGTATTGAAGTTCACCAGAAAGTCAAGACAAGTTAGGAAAAACCTCATGGACGCGTACAGTAATGGATCAGTTGGCAATAAAAGGAAGAGAGGCAGCACCTCTGAGTTAATTGAGACCTGGGTTCAGTGTGATGCTTGCAGAAAGTGGCGAAGGTTATTGGATGAAACAGATCTTGATTCTACCACAGCATGGTTTTGCACTATGAACACTGATTCTACACGACAGAAATGCACTGCCCCAGAGGAAGCCTTGGATTTTAAGAAAAACATTACCTATTTGCCAGGATTTTACAAGAAAAACTCTTTGCCAGGAAATGAAGAAAATGTGTCATTTTTTACAAACATATTGAAAGATAATGTTGCTATGATCAATTCAGAAGCCAAGAAGGCTTTGTTATGGTTATCAAAACTTTCTCCCTCGAAACTTCTGGAGATGGAATTGGTTGGTTTGACTCGCCCAGTTCTAGATACACGTGCAACCACAGGCAAGGGTGCTCGTCCATATTACAAGATATTTCAAGCATTTGGCCTTGTCAGGAAGATTGAGAAAGGTGTAACTCGGTGGTACTATCCCTCTATGCTTGATGATTTAGCTTTTGATTCGGAAGCACTTGGAGTTGCTCTTGAAAAACCATTGGATTCAGCTAGGTTCTATTTATCTAGGGCCACCTTGATAGTGGTACCTGCTAACTTAATTGATCACTGGACAACACAGATACAGCGTCATGTGTCCTCGGACACCCTTAATGTTTTTGTGTGGGGAGACCACAAGAAGCCATCTGCTCACAACCTTGCTTGGGACTATGACATTGTCATAACCACATTCAGCAGACTAAGTGCAGAATGGAGTCCACAGAAGAGAAGTGCACTAAAGCAGATCCACTGGTTCAGGGTTGTACTGGATGAAGGGCACACATTAGGTTCGAGCCTTGCCCTGACAAACAAATTACAGATGGCTGTCGCTTTGGTTGCATCAAATAGGTGGATATTAACTGGTACACCTACACCAAATACACCAACTAGTCAGGTTGCTCATCTTCAGCCCATGCTTAAGTTTCTTCATGATGAAGTTTACGGTCAAAATTACCAGTCATGGGACTCTGGAATCCATAGGCCTTTTGAGGCACAAATGGAAGAGGGGCGTGTTCGTCTTGTGCAGCTGCTTCAGAGGACGATGATTAGTGCAAGAAAAGCGGACCTGAAAAATATTCCTCCTTGCATGAAGAAGATAACCTTCCTAGACTTCAATGAGGGACACGCAAAAAGCTACAATGAACTGGTGGTTACTATTCGCCGAAATATACTGATGGCTGATTGGAATGACCCTTCTCATGTAGAATCCCTTCTGAACCCCAAGCAGTGGAAATTCCGGGCTGCTACTATAAAAAATGTCCGTTTATCTTGCTGTGTTGCCGGGCATATCAAAGTAGCCGAGGCAGGTGAGGATATACAGGAAACAATGGATGCGTTGGTGCAGAAGGGCCTTGATCCTTCTTCAGATGAATATCAATTTATTAGATATGCTCTTTTAAATGGTGCCAGTTGTTTCAG GTGTAAAGTTTGGTGCCGATTGCCTGTTATCACGCCCTGTCAACATCTTTTATGCCTTGATTGTGTAGCTCTTGATAGTGAAAAATGTACATTACCTGGTTGTGGCAATCATTATGAGATGGAGTCTCCCAAGACTCTTGCAAGGGCAGAAAATCCGAACCCAAAATGGCCAGTGCCCAAGGATTTAATTGAGTTGCAGCCTTCATATAAGCAG GATGATTGGGATCCTGACTGGCAATCAACATCTAGCAGCAAAGTTGCTTATTTGATTGAGAAGCTGAGAAGTCTGCAAGAAACAAACATGAATCATGGGAATAACATAACCAATACCGCTTGTCATGCTAATGCACTATCTTGTCAACCACAGGCAATGTTGGACAAAGTTATAATATTTTCTCAGTTTCTAGAGCATATTCATGTGATTGAGCAGCAG CTGACTATTGCTGGAATAACATATGCGGGAATGTATAGTCCAATGCCTTTAGGGAGTAAG AGAAGTGCACTAACGAAGTTTCAAGAGGATCCAACATGTATGGCTTTAGTCATGGATGGAACTGCTGCACTGGGGCTTGATTTGAGTTTTGTGACCCATGTTTTTCTCATGGAACCAATATGGGATAGGAG TATGGAGGAACAAGTTATTAGTCGAGCACATCGAATGGGAGCAACACGTCCAATACAGGTCGAAACTCTGGCTATGAGCGGTACCATTGAAGAGCAAATGCTTAAACTTCTGCAG GATTCTAGTGCCTGCAGAAAAATGGTGAATAAAGGAACAAGCAGCACTGAGAATGAAGGAGGCCGGCCTCATCGGAGCCTCCATGATTTTGCTGAATGCAGCTATCTGACGCAACTCAACTTTGTGTAG
- the LOC120709267 gene encoding PH, RCC1 and FYVE domains-containing protein 1-like isoform X1 produces the protein MSDASSDLGGIRAGPVERDIEQAITALKKGAYLLKYGRRGKPKFCPFRLSNVSLLCSLQLNSVLVPAQSSDLRGVFYAFWLLQDESVLIWFSGKEEKHLRLSHVSRIIPGQRTAIFQRYPRPEKECQSFSLISHDRSLDIICKDKDEAEVWFAGLKTLISRSHQRKWRTESRSDILSSGATSPRTYTRRSSPLSSPFSSNDSIHKDGSDNYRLRTPYGSPPKNGLEKAFSDVMLYAVPPRGFFPSDSNAGSVHSMSSGHSDNTNGHPRSVPMDAFRVSYSSAVSSSSHGSGHDDGDALGDVFLWGEGTGEGILGGGNFRVGSSSGAKMDCLVPKPLEFAVRLDVQNISCGGRHAALVTKQGEIYSWGEESGGRLGHGVDCDVSQPKLIDALSHMNIELVACGEYHTCAVTLSGDLYTWGDGTFKFGLLGHGNDVSHWVPKRVNGPLEGIHISSLSCGPWHTALVTSAGQLFTFGDGSFGVLGHGDRESISVPREVESLKGLRTVRAACGVWHTAAVVEVMAGNSSSSNCSSGKIFTWGDGDKGRLGHGDKEPRLVPTCVAALVEPNFCQVACGHCLTVALTTSGHVYTMGSAVYGQLGNIQTDGMLPVRVEGKLHKNFVEEISCGAYHVAVLTSRTEVYTWGKGANGRLGHGDTDDRNTPTLVEALKDKQVRSVVCGINFTAAICIHKWVSGVDQSMCSGCRQPFNLRRKRHNCYNCALVFCHSCSSKKSLKASLAPNPNKPYRVCDSCYRKLTKGQETDIHSSAKRAASVPGFSDTIEEDLETRSNAQLSRLSSMESFKHVDSRYSKKNKKFEFNSTRVSPVPNGSSHWSGLNISRSFNPVFGSSKKFFSASVPGSRIVSRATSPISRRASPLRSTTPTPTLGGLTSPRVAANDGKPTNDALSQEVLNLRSQVESLTRKSQLLEVELERTTKQLKEAISIAGEETAKCKAAKEVIKSLTAQLKGMAERLPGGAAKNTKLPPLPGISIPNDISSMGTESLGSPSSSGEQITNGHNGLLASNGPSSVRNKASHAEVTKNGSRLPDAESCQDAEWVEQDEPGVYITLTALPGGARDLKRVRFSRKRFRETQAEQWWQENRARVYQQYNVRVVDKSTASVDNDIASN, from the exons ATGTCGGACGCCTCGTCGGATCTCGGCGGCATCCGGGCAGGGCCCGTGGAGCGCGACATCGAACAG GCTATCACCGCTCTCAAGAAAGGTGCTTACTTGTTGAAGTATGGGCGTAGAGGAAAGCCAAAGTTTTGTCCATTTAGGCTATCCAATGTGAGCCTTCTTTGCTCTCTCCAACTTAACAGTGTTCTTGTTCCTGCACAATCCTCTGACTTACGTGGTGTATTTTATGCTTTTTGGCTCCTTCAGGATGAATCTGTATTGATATGGTTCTCAGGGAAAGAAGAGAAACATTTGAGATTGAGCCATGTATCTAGGATAATTCCTGGACAGCGGACT GCAATTTTTCAGAGGTATCCACGGCCTGAGAAGGAATGTCAGTCTTTTTCTCTAATTTCACATGATAGGTCATTGGATATA ATATGCAAAGATAAAGATGAAGCTGAAGTATGGTTTGCTGGGTTGAAAACATTGATTTCCCGTAGTCACCAAAGAAAATGGAGAACTGAATCTAGAAGTGATATCCTTTCCTCTGGTGCAACTAGTCCAAGGACTTACACACGGCGGAGTTCTCCTTTGAGTTCACCTTTCAGCAGCAACGACAGCATCCACAAG GATGGCAGTGACAATTACCGACTCCGTACTCCATATGGGAGCCCTCCGAAGAATGGATTGGAAAAGGCCTTTTCTGATGTCATGTTGTATGCAGTTCCTCCCAGGGGATTTTTTCCATCAGATTCTAATGCCGGATCAGTCCATTCTATGTCTTCTGGACACTCGGATAACACAAATGGGCACCCTAGAAGTGTTCCAATGGATGCTTTCCGAGTCAGCTATTCAAGTGCTGTTAGTTCATCTAGTCATGGTTCTGGTCATGATGATGGAGATGCTTTAGGCGATGTGTTCCTATGGGGGGAAGGAACcggggaaggaattcttggtgGTGGTAATTTTAGAGTTGGAAGCTCCTCAGGTGCAAAAATGGATTGCCTTGTACCAAAACCATTAGAATTTGCTGTGCGGCTTGATGTACAGAACATATCTTGTGGAGGAAGACATGCTGCACTTGTCACTAAACAAGGAGAAATTTACTCATGGGGTGAGGAATCAGGGGGACGGCTTGGTCATGGTGTCGATTGTGATGTATCGCAGCCAAAACTCATTGATGCTCTTTCTCATATGAACATTGAGCTGGTAGCATGTGGTGAGTACCACACTTGTGCTGTTACACTATCCGGAGATCTTTACACATGGGGGGATGGCACCTTCAAATTTGGGCTTTTGGGTCATGGGAATGATGTAAGTCACTGGGTACCAAAGCGCGTGAATGGACCACTAGAGGGTATACATATCTCATCACTTTCATGTGGACCTTGGCATACAGCACTAGTAACTTCTGCTGGACAGCTTTTCACATTTGGAGATGGATCTTTTGGTGTTCTGGGTCATGGAGATCGTGAAAGTATTTCAGTCCCCAGGGAAGTTGAATCCCTCAAAGGGCTACGCACGGTGCGGGCGGCTTGTGGTGTTTGGCATACTGCTGCAGTTGTTGAAGTTATGGctggaaattcaagttctagcAATTGTTCTTCTGGTAAGATATTTACATGGGGTGATGGTGATAAAGGTCGCTTAGGTCATGGTGACAAGGAACCACGACTTGTCCCAACTTGTGTTGCTGCTTTGGTGGAGCCCAACTTTTGTCAGGTTGCTTGTGGGCATTGCTTGACAGTAGCCCTTACAACTTCTGGGCATGTGTATACAATGGGCAGTGCTGTCTATGGTCAACTTGGGAATATACAAACTGATGGTATGCTTCCTGTACGTGTTGAAGGGAAGCTGCACAAAAACTTTGTGGAGGAGATCTCATGTGGCGCTTATCATGTGGCTGTCTTAACGTCTAGGACTGAGGTATACACATGGGGCAAAGGTGCAAATGGCCGGTTAGGTCATGGTGATACTGATGATAGGAATACACCTACATTGGTCGAAGCACTGAAAGATAAGCAAGTCAGAAGTGTTGTTTGTGGAATTAACTTCACTGCAGCAATATGCATTCACAAATGGGTATCTGGAGTTGATCAATCAATGTGCTCAGGTTGCCGTCAGCCATTCAATTTGAGGAGAAAACGTCATAATTGCTACAACTGTGCTCTAGTATTTTGTCATTCCTGCAGCAGTAAAAAATCTCTGAAGGCTTCATTAGCACCGAATCCAAACAAGCCTTACCGTGTCTGCGATAGCTGCTACAGAAAACTGACAAAGGGACAGGAGACAGACATACATTCTTCAGCGAAGCGGGCTGCTAGTGTACCAGGATTCAGTGATACAATTGAGGAGGATCTGGAAACAAGGTCAAATGCTCAACTATCAAGATTGTCTTCAATGGAATCTTTTAAGCATGTGGATAGCAGATATTCCAAGAAAAACaagaaatttgaatttaatAGCACCCGTGTTTCCCCTGTGCCAAATGGAAGTTCACATTGGAGTGGGCTTAACATTTCAAGATCTTTCAATCCTGTATTTGGATCTTCTAAGAAGTTTTTCTCAGCATCAGTTCCTGGATCTAGAATTGTTTCTAGGGCAACATCACCTATTTCGAGAAGAGCAAGCCCTCTGCGATCCACAACACCAACTCCTACTCTAGGTGGTCTAACATCTCCAAGAGTTGCTGCCAATGATGGAAAGCCAACAAATGATGCACTGAGCCAAGAGGTTCTGAATTTGAGGTCCCAG GTGGAGAGTCTTACCAGGAAGTCTCAACTCCTTGAAGTGGAGTTGGAGAGAACTaccaaacaattgaaggaagctATTTCCATTGCCGGGGAGGAAACTGCAAAATGCAAGGCGGCAAAGGAAGTAATCAAGTCACTCACTGCACAG CTGAAGGGAATGGCGGAGAGATTACCTGGAGGAGCAGCCAAGAACACTAAACTGCCACCTCTTCCTGGAATTTCCATTCCAAATGACATTTCTTCTATGGGTACAGAGAGTTTGGGCAGCCCAAGTAGTTCCGGAGAACAAATCACAAATGGTCATAATGGATTGCTTGCTTCTAATGGACCAAGTTCTGTCAGGAATAAGGCGAGTCATGCAGAAGTTACCAAGAATGGAAGTAGGCTACCTGATGCTGAATCTTGCCAGGATGCTGAATGGGTGGAGCAAGATGAACCAGGTGTATACATTACTCTCACCGCCTTGCCTGGAGGTGCCAGAGATCTCAAGCGGGTTCGGTTCAG TCGGAAGAGATTCAGGGAGACACAAGCAGAACAATGGTGGCAGGAGAATCGGGCAAGGGTGTACCAGCAGTACAATGTCCGCGTGGTTGACAAATCAACTGCCAGTGTCGATAATGACATTGCATCTAACTGA
- the LOC120709267 gene encoding PH, RCC1 and FYVE domains-containing protein 1-like isoform X2, translating to MSDASSDLGGIRAGPVERDIEQAITALKKGAYLLKYGRRGKPKFCPFRLSNDESVLIWFSGKEEKHLRLSHVSRIIPGQRTAIFQRYPRPEKECQSFSLISHDRSLDIICKDKDEAEVWFAGLKTLISRSHQRKWRTESRSDILSSGATSPRTYTRRSSPLSSPFSSNDSIHKDGSDNYRLRTPYGSPPKNGLEKAFSDVMLYAVPPRGFFPSDSNAGSVHSMSSGHSDNTNGHPRSVPMDAFRVSYSSAVSSSSHGSGHDDGDALGDVFLWGEGTGEGILGGGNFRVGSSSGAKMDCLVPKPLEFAVRLDVQNISCGGRHAALVTKQGEIYSWGEESGGRLGHGVDCDVSQPKLIDALSHMNIELVACGEYHTCAVTLSGDLYTWGDGTFKFGLLGHGNDVSHWVPKRVNGPLEGIHISSLSCGPWHTALVTSAGQLFTFGDGSFGVLGHGDRESISVPREVESLKGLRTVRAACGVWHTAAVVEVMAGNSSSSNCSSGKIFTWGDGDKGRLGHGDKEPRLVPTCVAALVEPNFCQVACGHCLTVALTTSGHVYTMGSAVYGQLGNIQTDGMLPVRVEGKLHKNFVEEISCGAYHVAVLTSRTEVYTWGKGANGRLGHGDTDDRNTPTLVEALKDKQVRSVVCGINFTAAICIHKWVSGVDQSMCSGCRQPFNLRRKRHNCYNCALVFCHSCSSKKSLKASLAPNPNKPYRVCDSCYRKLTKGQETDIHSSAKRAASVPGFSDTIEEDLETRSNAQLSRLSSMESFKHVDSRYSKKNKKFEFNSTRVSPVPNGSSHWSGLNISRSFNPVFGSSKKFFSASVPGSRIVSRATSPISRRASPLRSTTPTPTLGGLTSPRVAANDGKPTNDALSQEVLNLRSQVESLTRKSQLLEVELERTTKQLKEAISIAGEETAKCKAAKEVIKSLTAQLKGMAERLPGGAAKNTKLPPLPGISIPNDISSMGTESLGSPSSSGEQITNGHNGLLASNGPSSVRNKASHAEVTKNGSRLPDAESCQDAEWVEQDEPGVYITLTALPGGARDLKRVRFSRKRFRETQAEQWWQENRARVYQQYNVRVVDKSTASVDNDIASN from the exons ATGTCGGACGCCTCGTCGGATCTCGGCGGCATCCGGGCAGGGCCCGTGGAGCGCGACATCGAACAG GCTATCACCGCTCTCAAGAAAGGTGCTTACTTGTTGAAGTATGGGCGTAGAGGAAAGCCAAAGTTTTGTCCATTTAGGCTATCCAAT GATGAATCTGTATTGATATGGTTCTCAGGGAAAGAAGAGAAACATTTGAGATTGAGCCATGTATCTAGGATAATTCCTGGACAGCGGACT GCAATTTTTCAGAGGTATCCACGGCCTGAGAAGGAATGTCAGTCTTTTTCTCTAATTTCACATGATAGGTCATTGGATATA ATATGCAAAGATAAAGATGAAGCTGAAGTATGGTTTGCTGGGTTGAAAACATTGATTTCCCGTAGTCACCAAAGAAAATGGAGAACTGAATCTAGAAGTGATATCCTTTCCTCTGGTGCAACTAGTCCAAGGACTTACACACGGCGGAGTTCTCCTTTGAGTTCACCTTTCAGCAGCAACGACAGCATCCACAAG GATGGCAGTGACAATTACCGACTCCGTACTCCATATGGGAGCCCTCCGAAGAATGGATTGGAAAAGGCCTTTTCTGATGTCATGTTGTATGCAGTTCCTCCCAGGGGATTTTTTCCATCAGATTCTAATGCCGGATCAGTCCATTCTATGTCTTCTGGACACTCGGATAACACAAATGGGCACCCTAGAAGTGTTCCAATGGATGCTTTCCGAGTCAGCTATTCAAGTGCTGTTAGTTCATCTAGTCATGGTTCTGGTCATGATGATGGAGATGCTTTAGGCGATGTGTTCCTATGGGGGGAAGGAACcggggaaggaattcttggtgGTGGTAATTTTAGAGTTGGAAGCTCCTCAGGTGCAAAAATGGATTGCCTTGTACCAAAACCATTAGAATTTGCTGTGCGGCTTGATGTACAGAACATATCTTGTGGAGGAAGACATGCTGCACTTGTCACTAAACAAGGAGAAATTTACTCATGGGGTGAGGAATCAGGGGGACGGCTTGGTCATGGTGTCGATTGTGATGTATCGCAGCCAAAACTCATTGATGCTCTTTCTCATATGAACATTGAGCTGGTAGCATGTGGTGAGTACCACACTTGTGCTGTTACACTATCCGGAGATCTTTACACATGGGGGGATGGCACCTTCAAATTTGGGCTTTTGGGTCATGGGAATGATGTAAGTCACTGGGTACCAAAGCGCGTGAATGGACCACTAGAGGGTATACATATCTCATCACTTTCATGTGGACCTTGGCATACAGCACTAGTAACTTCTGCTGGACAGCTTTTCACATTTGGAGATGGATCTTTTGGTGTTCTGGGTCATGGAGATCGTGAAAGTATTTCAGTCCCCAGGGAAGTTGAATCCCTCAAAGGGCTACGCACGGTGCGGGCGGCTTGTGGTGTTTGGCATACTGCTGCAGTTGTTGAAGTTATGGctggaaattcaagttctagcAATTGTTCTTCTGGTAAGATATTTACATGGGGTGATGGTGATAAAGGTCGCTTAGGTCATGGTGACAAGGAACCACGACTTGTCCCAACTTGTGTTGCTGCTTTGGTGGAGCCCAACTTTTGTCAGGTTGCTTGTGGGCATTGCTTGACAGTAGCCCTTACAACTTCTGGGCATGTGTATACAATGGGCAGTGCTGTCTATGGTCAACTTGGGAATATACAAACTGATGGTATGCTTCCTGTACGTGTTGAAGGGAAGCTGCACAAAAACTTTGTGGAGGAGATCTCATGTGGCGCTTATCATGTGGCTGTCTTAACGTCTAGGACTGAGGTATACACATGGGGCAAAGGTGCAAATGGCCGGTTAGGTCATGGTGATACTGATGATAGGAATACACCTACATTGGTCGAAGCACTGAAAGATAAGCAAGTCAGAAGTGTTGTTTGTGGAATTAACTTCACTGCAGCAATATGCATTCACAAATGGGTATCTGGAGTTGATCAATCAATGTGCTCAGGTTGCCGTCAGCCATTCAATTTGAGGAGAAAACGTCATAATTGCTACAACTGTGCTCTAGTATTTTGTCATTCCTGCAGCAGTAAAAAATCTCTGAAGGCTTCATTAGCACCGAATCCAAACAAGCCTTACCGTGTCTGCGATAGCTGCTACAGAAAACTGACAAAGGGACAGGAGACAGACATACATTCTTCAGCGAAGCGGGCTGCTAGTGTACCAGGATTCAGTGATACAATTGAGGAGGATCTGGAAACAAGGTCAAATGCTCAACTATCAAGATTGTCTTCAATGGAATCTTTTAAGCATGTGGATAGCAGATATTCCAAGAAAAACaagaaatttgaatttaatAGCACCCGTGTTTCCCCTGTGCCAAATGGAAGTTCACATTGGAGTGGGCTTAACATTTCAAGATCTTTCAATCCTGTATTTGGATCTTCTAAGAAGTTTTTCTCAGCATCAGTTCCTGGATCTAGAATTGTTTCTAGGGCAACATCACCTATTTCGAGAAGAGCAAGCCCTCTGCGATCCACAACACCAACTCCTACTCTAGGTGGTCTAACATCTCCAAGAGTTGCTGCCAATGATGGAAAGCCAACAAATGATGCACTGAGCCAAGAGGTTCTGAATTTGAGGTCCCAG GTGGAGAGTCTTACCAGGAAGTCTCAACTCCTTGAAGTGGAGTTGGAGAGAACTaccaaacaattgaaggaagctATTTCCATTGCCGGGGAGGAAACTGCAAAATGCAAGGCGGCAAAGGAAGTAATCAAGTCACTCACTGCACAG CTGAAGGGAATGGCGGAGAGATTACCTGGAGGAGCAGCCAAGAACACTAAACTGCCACCTCTTCCTGGAATTTCCATTCCAAATGACATTTCTTCTATGGGTACAGAGAGTTTGGGCAGCCCAAGTAGTTCCGGAGAACAAATCACAAATGGTCATAATGGATTGCTTGCTTCTAATGGACCAAGTTCTGTCAGGAATAAGGCGAGTCATGCAGAAGTTACCAAGAATGGAAGTAGGCTACCTGATGCTGAATCTTGCCAGGATGCTGAATGGGTGGAGCAAGATGAACCAGGTGTATACATTACTCTCACCGCCTTGCCTGGAGGTGCCAGAGATCTCAAGCGGGTTCGGTTCAG TCGGAAGAGATTCAGGGAGACACAAGCAGAACAATGGTGGCAGGAGAATCGGGCAAGGGTGTACCAGCAGTACAATGTCCGCGTGGTTGACAAATCAACTGCCAGTGTCGATAATGACATTGCATCTAACTGA